Proteins encoded together in one Amblyomma americanum isolate KBUSLIRL-KWMA chromosome 1, ASM5285725v1, whole genome shotgun sequence window:
- the LOC144125505 gene encoding delta-1-pyrroline-5-carboxylate synthase-like, which yields MDYTSWMYSPRARENLLPFESVHCKTEKRVIASVVSAIECYFFLCCNVLLTGFYHAECTCVQNVWNVNLCFQIKAASWALEHGVSVVIGSGFDEMAITRIVQGKRVGTFFTEHQSKMISLESTAANARKASRTLDSLTATQRSAAVLAMADALEARTADIMEANERDLTVAREQGLSAPMLARLGLTPAKLSALADGLRTIAKTSPSVLGLVLRKTRVAEGMELSQVTVPIGVLLVIFEARPDCLPQVAALAVATANGLLLKGGDEAAHTNRCLWQLLQQCLKPYDAADALALASTREDVDELLHLEGYIDLVIPRGSNQLVRDIQRESRGIPVLGHSDGICHVYVDREADKQKAMRIVVDSKCDYPAACNAMETLLVHRDHVEGGLLCELCSSLKAHGVSLYSGSRMVQLLTFGPPAAPSMRIEYSRPQCAVEVVDSVDEALEHTNTHGSSHTDAIVTENKDTAERFLRVADSACVFHNCSTRFADGYRFGLGAEVGISTGRIHARGPVSMEGLLTTKWLLRGSGNVAQDYEASGNMTYLHENLPAS from the exons ATGG ATTACACGTCGTGGATGTACTCGCCACGTGCCCGAGAAAACCTTTTGCCGTTTGAATCTGTTCATTGCAAGACGGAAAAACGGGTCATTG CCTCAGTTGTTAGTGCCATCGAGTGCTACTTCTTTCTTTGCTGTAACGTCCTTTTGACTGGCTTCTACCACGCGGAATGCACATGCGTCCAGAACGTATGGAACGTTAATCTCTGCTTCCAGATCAAGGCGGCGTCCTGGGCTCTTGAGCATGGTGTGTCCGTTGTCATCGGCAGCGGCTTCGATGAGATGGCCATTACGCGTATCGTGCAAGGCAAGCGCGTGGGCACCTTCTTCACCGAGCACCAGTCCAAGATGATCTCCCTCGAGTCAACAGCCGCCAACGCGCGGAAGGCGAGCCGCACACTCGATTCCCTGACCGCGACGCAGCGCTCGGCCGCCGTGCTGGCCATGGCTGATGCGCTAGAGGCGCGGACGGCGGACATCATGGAAGCCAACGAACGGGACTTGACCGTGGCTCGCGAGCAGGGGCTCAGTGCACCCATGCTGGCGCGCCTTGGGCTGACGCCAGCCAAGCTGTCCGCACTGGCTGACGGTCTGCGCACCATCGCGAAGACGTCGCCCAGCGTGCTGGGACTCGTTCTGCGAAAGACCCGCGTGGCCGAAGGCATGGAACTGAGCCAGGTGACGGTGCCCATTGGTGTTCTGCTCGTCATCTTCGAGGCTCGCCCGGACTGCCTGCCGCAGGTGGCGGCGCTAGCTGTGGCAACAGCCAATGGGCTTCTACTCAAGGGCGGTGATGAGGCGGCTCATACAAACCGCTGCCTctggcagctgctgcagcagtgcCTCAAGCCGTACGACGCTGCCGACGCTCTGGCTCTGGCTAGCACGCGTGAAGACGTTGACGAACTGCTTCATCTCGAGGGTTACATTGATCTGGTCATACCGAGGGGTTCGAACCAATTGGTGCGCGACATCCAGCGCGAGAGCCGCGGCATTCCCGTGTTGGGCCACAGCGATGGCATCTGTCACGTCTACGTAGACCGCGAAGCGGACAAGCAGAAGGCCATGCGCATCGTTGTGGACTCTAAGTGCGATTACCCGGCAGCCTGCAACGCCATGGAGACCTTGCTCGTGCACCGCGATCACGTGGAAGGCGGCTTGCTCTGCGAGCTGTGCTCTTCGCTCAAGGCGCATGGGGTCAGCCTGTACTCGGGGTCCCGGATGGTGCAGCTACTCACGTTTGGACCGCCGGCGGCGCCCTCCATGCGTATAGAGTACAGTAGGCCCCAGTGCGCCGTCGAAGTGGTCGATTCTGTCGACGAGGCACTCGAGCACACCAACACACACGGCAGCTCGCATACGGACGCCATCGTGACAGAGAACA AGGACACTGCGGAGCGGTTTCTCCGGGTAGCGGACAGCGCCTGCGTGTTCCACAACTGCAGCACGCGATTCGCCGACGGTTACCGCTTCGGGCTCG